TCCATACTTGGGAGCACGGTTCTTGTTGCGTTAAAGAGAAAATCGTACCTACACTGATATTTGCTCTATCCGAAAATCTGATCTTGCCGTCATCAGCAGCACGGCTTGTTTCACCCAAGATCGGCGTATTCCTGTCTCAACCTCGACATGTCTTCCAGTTGCTCTATCAGCACCTCTCTCATCAGCTGGCATGCGGCAACTATCTTGGGGTTTGCGATCGAGTAGTAGACGGAATTTGCGACAGAAGGTTTCCACAATCCGGAGCTTCAGCACCTCTTACGCTATTGTTCGAGCGAACCCCACTAGGGAAAGTACAGCAAACAGGATCGAATGGGCCAATTCCAGCAAGCCGAGACGATTCACCTTCAGCGTCTCCTTGGACTGCCATCGAAAGACGCCAACCGACCCCTTCACAAGGAAAGGGACATAAGCCCAGAAGAAAAACCACGAGTAGCCCCTGATTACCGTAATGATGTATAGATAGATCAACACAAGAGCTCCATAGAGAACGACGGGCATACCGGCTCGGAGTTTACCCCCCAGATCCGGTTCTGGAAAGGACGGCTGAGTTCTCACCTTCAGCTTGACATAGAAGATTGAGCCGGCGAAATAGAGGAAACTGATCATCCAGAGCACCCACCCTTTGGCATCCAAAGCACCGTTCAGAAACAGGTACATGACCGGAGCGGAAGCGGTCAGTCCGAGGACGCCGATGATCTCGCCCGTTGCGGACATGTGTTCCCTGTCCAGGGTCAGCCGAAGATGAAGCAGAAAAGACACCGCCACCGCGAATCCGAAGAAGAGAGTGTTCCACTGTTGCTGGGACAGAAAGAGGAAAGAAGCGAGAGCGATCCCCGAACCGCCCAGAAGGAGCGCCCACCTGTAGGCGTGCCGATCAACAGTGCGGCGGCGCTTCCACCTCCTCAGAAAACGAACCGCCGGCCGGTGAGAGAGAAAAATCAGGATAAATGAGATTATAAGGAGGAAAGAACTCCGTGACCATTTATCCAACACCACAACGACCATTGCAGCGGGGAGCAGAAACATAGCCCATGCGCCGTGCTGCGTCGGCTTCGGAAAAGGACCGAAGTATGAGCGGAGGGGCATAGACTATTGGTTATTGGTGACTGGTTATTGGTATCTGGTTAGTGGTGGGAGGTCAGACGAGAAGAGACGCAGATTGGGGACTGGGTTTTTCGCACTCAGATTTATCGCTTCCACAACTTCTCTTTACCGCCGTCCTTCGCGTTCTGATAGCGGGCTGCCACGAAGAGATAATCCGAAAGGCGATTCAAATAGGCAAGAATCTGGGAATCTACCGCTTCTTCCTTGTGGAGAGTAACAACGTCCCTCTCGGCGCGGCGGCAGACGGCACGGGCATGGTGAAGGTGAGCAGCCGCCTTTGAACCGCCGGGTAGAACAA
This window of the Candidatus Neomarinimicrobiota bacterium genome carries:
- a CDS encoding YwiC-like family protein translates to MPLRSYFGPFPKPTQHGAWAMFLLPAAMVVVVLDKWSRSSFLLIISFILIFLSHRPAVRFLRRWKRRRTVDRHAYRWALLLGGSGIALASFLFLSQQQWNTLFFGFAVAVSFLLHLRLTLDREHMSATGEIIGVLGLTASAPVMYLFLNGALDAKGWVLWMISFLYFAGSIFYVKLKVRTQPSFPEPDLGGKLRAGMPVVLYGALVLIYLYIITVIRGYSWFFFWAYVPFLVKGSVGVFRWQSKETLKVNRLGLLELAHSILFAVLSLVGFARTIA